gttactcgttgtaccGTACgtaatacttcagtgttactcattgtactgtacgtaatacttcagtgttactcattgtactgtacgtaatacttcagtgttactcattgtactgtacgtaatacttcagtgttactcattgtactgtacgtaatacttcagtgttactcattgtactgtacgtaatacttcagtgttactcgttgtactgtacgtaatacttcagtgttactcgttgtactgtacgtaatacctcagtgttactcgttgtactgtacgtaatacttcagtgttactcgttgtactgtacgtaatacctcagtgttactcgttgtactgtacgtaatacttcagtgttactcgttgtactgtacgtaatacttcagtgttactcgttgtactgTACGTAATACCTCAGTGTTACTTTGTACTGTACGtattacttcagtgttactcttGTACTGTACGTAATACTTCATGTTACTCGTTGTACTGTACGTAATACTCAGTGTTAGTACTGTACgtaatacttcagtgttactcgttgtactgtacgtaatacttcagtgttactcgttgtactgACGTAATAcctcagtgttactcgttgtactgTACGTAAAACCTCAGTGTTACTCGATGTTACTGTACgtaatacttcagtgttactcattgtactgtacgtaatacttcagtgttactcgttgtactgtacgtaatacttcagtgttactcattgtactgtacgtaatacttcagtgttactcagttgtactgtacgtaatacttcagtgttactcgttgtactgtacgtaatacttcagtgttactcgttgtactgtacgtaatactccagtgttactcattgtactgtacgtaatacttcagtgttactcattgtactgtacgtaatacttcagtgttactcgttgtactgtacgtaatacttcagtgttactcgttgtaccGTACgtaatacttcagtgttactcgttgtactgtacgtaatacctcagtgttactcgttgtactgtacgtaatacttcagtgttactcgttgtactgtacgtaatacttcagtgttactcattgtactgtacgtaatacttcagtgttactcattgtactgtacgtaatacttcagtgttactcgttgtactgtacgtaatacttcagtgttactcgttgtaccGTACgtaatacttcagtgttactcgttgtactgtacgtaatacctcagtgttactcgttgtactgtacgtaatacttcagtgttactcgttgtactgtacgtaatacttcagtgttactcattgtactgtacgtaatacttcagtgttactcgttgtactgtacgtaatacttcagtgttactcgttgtactgtacgtaatacttcagtgttactcgttgtactgTACgtaaatcaaaattattttctctatatCTTGATATCTTCCGTTAAAGGTACTCTTTAACATCAcatctttgtttgttttaaaaccacatagtattattattaacacTGACATTTAACACCGATAATATGAGTGACCCAATATAAGTATACTAACTGTATATATAGCAGAAACTTACCGTGTTGCTGATTTCCATCTACTGGTGGTCGTAGATGGCGTAGTGTTGGGGTTATTGTTGTTGTATGCATAACTTCTCGAGTCTTCTGAGGTTCCGACAGGCCATCTTCAATGCGCATGCGTTGGACTTCAAGTTCACATTCTTCTACTTGTACAACAAGTGGTTTTCGGTCTATAGCTATTAGAATGTCCTTCAGAAATCGTAGATTATTTCTGGCAATTGCACCTTTTTCTTCAAGACGCCTAAACATTGACGCTGCATCGTCCAAACTCTCCATCTCTCGTTTTGAAATTTGGTTTCCGGTCAAAATATGTCTTAATTCTTTGACGTCATCCTTACCAAGCTCCAAATTTAAATCCCTATACAGCTTTGAAACAGGATTGATTCTTGACAAGGACATCTTTGAATGATGTAGGACTTGACTTGTACAGTACACTCGTGTCACGATCACGGACAGTGTAAACCAGATACGTGCAAAGAATGACAGGCGCTGTAGTTCCTATCTATTGCCAGGGCTACGTACGTACAGTGTGACCTGTATGTCACCGAAAGTCTTTACCAGGAATTGCTTTCTTTAAGTGTGTTTTTAAAAcgaatactatgctatactgaGAACTATCTTAATAGGAGGGGATTCCCCGATGGGATTTCCCCGCCAGTATTGTTAGTCcatataatgacgtcattgcaCACCCGATTATTTCGTCGAGTTCTTCACAGACAAATACTAAAGCAGTACAGAGTATATATAAACCAgaatatgattatttttacaacaatatctaTGTGACTTTACACGTGTTAATACAGAACTTACAATTTCACGAAGCGAAAAACTCAGCAGCGAATACGTGTGTGATGATGACACTGTGTTGGGTGGGTGTTTACGTTGTGTACGTCATCTGTCGGGTGCATGCCGGGATATCACCATATTCGTGACCGTTATTATGAGACCACAATCCAAAAAATGCTTTCgattgtgtagggtctatgattcaactgagggggggggggggcaaaatgGCCGCGGGGGCAAATAATTGGGGGGAAACGAGACGGGGGAAACGGTCCTACTTCTATTTTATGTCTCCAGTGTACTGGTATACAGTAGGGGACAGAGGGGTGCCTGCAATATTTGTTGCCTTCCATTAGTCGGACATCAACATTTTTGAAAGCACTTGGGAGGGGAGAGGATCCGGAGCTACGAAAATTTACTGGCCATTAATTGTGTTATTAAGCATAGCAGGAtgattacattaaaaataataataatacaaacatattCCAGGCAGAAGAGTCCCAATTGTGGGAATTAATTGAGTCTAGAAGTAATACCAATCACAGTTGGTCAAATTTGCCCAGATTTGACCAACTGACAAAAACGAAGGCAAAAATATTAATccaaaaaccaaaataatagCCAAAAGGCAGTGCtattataatttatagaaaaaacatatttatgtgatgatgtcaaagttaaatcaacattttgtcatttctttttgAAAGTCAAAGCTAATGATATAGAGAATCATTCATACAAAGTAAGACGAGTTAAAGTTTACGGTTATCAATGATTCACTCAGCTATGAAGACCTTATATATTATTTCAGTGCATATAATGAAACGGGCAAAGTTTCCGTCTTTCATGATCAGATTACATGTAGTTACGGCGTACTGGCGTACAgtaaagagcgccaccaacgtttTATCGTTAAATGAGCAGGTCATAAGAACGCAGTTGCCACCGGCAACAAAGTGTGGTTCTATCACGTGTAATACGTATtattccaatctgattaaaataaaaGCATGGTTTCAGCAGTAGTATTTAACTATGTTGTCTTGTCGTAAAGATACTCGTTGCACTTTGTCGTATACTAAACGATAACTGttgtaaagaaaacaaattgGAAATTACTTCTGTGGAATTTTCAGTCTGTGACATGGCACAAATAATTGTGCAATTTAGCAAaactctgtaaaaaaaaatatttggtattaaTAACAAAATCTATGTTTTAGTAAATTTAATATGTCATTGACTTAGCTGCTGTTTTCATTGTCTATGCAAAGAACCGttaaacaagtcttcatagaaaaCATATCCACCAAGTTCAAATGTGACTGAATTGAGacaatttttattcaaagatagACGTCGACTTGTAACTGTATCGAGGTCAGTATCGGCAATAGAATTTGATGATCAACACGATTCTCTCACTAGTACTTTCACTATTACTGCTATCGTAAGACACCTACATATAAAGCCTAAGATCTATAAAACATGATAAAGATGAGTTtcgttttctttctttctttctttctttctttctttctttctttctttctttctttctttctttctttctttctttctttctttctttctttctttctttctttctttctttctttctttctttctttctttctttctttctgccTGTCgctcactctgtctgtctgtctgtctgtctgtctgtctgtctgtctgtctgtatgtatgtatgtatgtatgtatgtatgtatgtatgtatgtatgtatgtatgtatgtctcaaGATTGCTTTCAGACGTTACCACGTAAAGCATCAAATGAAAGCGGTAATGTTGAtgcattgtttgcaaccacgaatgatcaatttaTAGTTaccctgatctttgtgggaggttaattttactagtagctccagattaggtattatgataaccacagataatcccatactcctttgtgtctgagcatgctgagtctggattgcaagttccctattataatCAGAGACGAAAGAGAAAATATGCAGAATATCTTGGAAGATATATGATAGGTAGAAAACAACACAAGTTCAAAGAGTTGCAAAagatataatattgtacattgtagaacatgtaagttaaaaaaaaaaattgctcaaACATTACCCATTTTGTGAGTATAAAGCAACCAATTACTTTTCCATCAGAAGTTAAATAAAGGTATGTTCCATGACAAATGTCATCTATCGCATTCAATGTTAGAGATTTGGAATGTAATATGTGGACCAGACTTCCCCAAAATGACAACTATACCGAAGAGATAAGGCTGGTACCTAGTACAGTAGCGCAACATTTCAACTCTGTCAAGCATATGTAATTGGTTATACAGTGTTGATGTCTACCGAACCCCGCGAATTGTAGATCGAGATGGAAGCGGGAAAGAAAGCTGCTGGATTTATTTTTAACTTTCAACCATCGTTCCCATGATCTTAATCTTTGAGATGTACTAACCATGTAATGCCATTTTAACACGTTATATTCTTCTTCGATTTGCTATTTTACTAATTagtagtaaatatattttacttgACCATGTATTTACTTTGcgtgatttctttttttctgcAGAATTTTACTTTTTCAATGAATCCGATTCAAACTAATTATTGAAAGAGATCGTCTTGACGTGACAGTAGTCGAAGATTAAAAACCGTTGTTGTACTCATTCACCACTGGTATAAGTTAAACAGAAACATTTTTACGTCAGGGTTTATCTGAAGTGATTTAAACTTACCAGGATCGGGGGTtgctgtagatgtacatgtgataaTGAATACAGCCAGGCTCATTGCAAGAGTAAAACTGACACTGGTGTGAAACTTCAATATTGTCAGGTCCATTGTTGATGGTTCAGTTAGTAGCACTCTTCACTGAGAAACAGTAACATATGATTCGCTCTATATACGATATTACTTTTATTCAAGGTATCGAAATTAATAATGAATTTTTCAAACAATCACTCAAGCAAATACGTGTCGATTAACTATCAATTAGCTAATGGAGACAATATGATTAATGTCAGAGCAGTGACTTTCACCGTCGCTGTTGTGATGAATACATAATTGGATATATGACgaatgtattaaaatatttacaagcAATTTACATCGACTTATTTTGTCCATTCTTCATGTTTTAGTACCTAATAAATAAGTGTAAACGTATTGAATTACTGTTTGAATATATGGTTCGATAATGTGGATTTACGGTATTACTGAAGTCATTCGTTTGGCATTCACACTTGCCATAAGTcatggtaaatatatatattcctatGTCTATGTTATAGGACAATGCACACATTCTAGTAGATAGGCAGATATTACCAAATTCAATGGAGATTTCATTTGGGTAATCATGAACTACTTAGAATGGGGTTCTATTACAGGTAAGTCAAGCAGAAGAAGTTATCATCAGACCCATCCAACTCTTTTTTATACAAACCAAATTGTATCGTTTCAGCAATGTAAATGTTCACATGTTACTATGAGCAAATATAATATTCGGCCATATTATACAGAGAATTTATCCTCGGCCGAAAGGAGGTAAGGGagctttcagtaattacgaggAAGAGGGCCGTGGAAATCAGGCCCA
This Glandiceps talaboti chromosome 13, keGlaTala1.1, whole genome shotgun sequence DNA region includes the following protein-coding sequences:
- the LOC144444571 gene encoding uncharacterized protein LOC144444571; the protein is MSLSRINPVSKLYRDLNLELGKDDVKELRHILTGNQISKREMESLDDAASMFRRLEEKGAIARNNLRFLKDILIAIDRKPLVVQVEECELEVQRMRIEDGLSEPQKTREVMHTTTITPTLRHLRPPVDGNQQHDTATCLTSHTISSLPTPDTVPSHSTSHTVSRLPINTLQGLLTALKPTGGQVDFKGRCIVYEVEETFSGSGTYTCTAWDVECGTSWRERNVSDCTEGLQRAMTSLVQQLQVQGILSP